Proteins encoded by one window of Branchiostoma floridae strain S238N-H82 chromosome 6, Bfl_VNyyK, whole genome shotgun sequence:
- the LOC118417131 gene encoding uncharacterized protein LOC118417131 yields the protein MLAERSRRLAERRARINAKAAAKKDKSTAFVITSASDTDAIVPRDSEKAQALEKRLNRRRERVAKRTTAEDLEEQQALAAERRRENREKTAQKLQRSRMTSWEKAGEWLGLKDP from the exons ATGTTGGCTGAGAGGTCTCGTAGACTTGCAGAGAGGAGAGCGAGGATCAACGCAAAAGCAGCCGCCAAAAAGGACAAGAGCACTGCTTTTGTCATCACCTCTGCCAGCGACACGGACGCCATCGTTCCCAGGGACTCGGAGAAGGCGCAGGCTTTGGAGAAACGTCTGAACAGGAGGAGAGAACGCGTGGCGAAGAGGACCACCGCGGAAGACCTGGAGGAACAACAGGCGTTAGCAGCTGAACGCAGGAGG GAGAATCGGGAGAAAACTGCACAGAAGTTGCAACGATCCAGAATGACCAGCTGGGAAAAGGCAGGGGAGTGGCTCGGCTTGAAAGACCCGTAA
- the LOC118418238 gene encoding uncharacterized protein LOC118418238: MWDFILTLSSCFCSCSSKNKVSPVEDGDEEEPAPGEEEMVRGTTECPVTQPPMSLPRPSKSSADVIAELRKDGLLPLNTRGESVAFQVPLVKTAFEPDAPPRRPVKLAKLEETLQERRERVKKEPAGSRTQLRKQLGDAAKRREV, encoded by the exons ATGtgggattttattcttacactATCGAGCTGTTTTTGCTCCTGCAGCTCCAAAAACAAGGTGTCCCCTGTGGAGGATGGAGATGAGGAAGAACCAGCACCGGGAGAGGAGGAGATGGTCCGCGGGACCACTG AATGCCCCGTCACCCAACCTCCAATGTCCCTCCCGAGACCAAGCAAGTCGTCGGCCGACGTCATTGCTGAACTCCGTAAAGACGGCCTGTTGCCCCTCAACACCCGGGGCGAGTCCGTCGCTTTCCAGGTGCCGCTAGTGAAAACCGCCTTCGAGCCCGATGCGCCCCCTCGCCGACCAGTTAAGCTTGCGAAACTGGAAGAAACTCTCCAGGAGAGGCGCGAACGGGTCAAGAAGGAGCCCGCGGGATCACGCACTCAGCTGAGAAAGCAACTCGGCGATGCCGCCAAGAGACGAGAG GTATAA
- the LOC118417423 gene encoding uncharacterized protein LOC118417423, with protein MKRLTLKNLKRSLHHQSKQGGGEGGEGIEEAYNSDSETACREEDSDESAEVPGRRLRRAGTLPYPSRRRREREGFMSTIRHRLKIGKGSQDQENCTEEVKDEEKEDGEVVEEETVTTRRPTRSKSMRVRKKESATTVALRPANSEENLSQRKDSQYWTRKLHEKNRKDLPPAPHDGEGDENGEITMDICHKKVERKDSSDSRSSKSSKSKNSPFSVSSINCTQEKPISSEKSRLKALRSFLTLPRRGSKKKGSKEKEEPDSPDTISSNGVSPRALPPCPSLTESHDIFNSASSTVPRPRNGNNGSSYEPYDDEDNERKIASYEQVGGRAHVNHSLTEELRKLVRHGWYWGPISRAEAEEKLAHLSNGSFLVRDSSDDRYLLSLSFRSYDRTFHTRIEHCNGIFSFYSQVESEGHKSIVDLIEHSMRESQSAVFCYSRSRTPGAPSFPVRLTNPVSRFTQVRTLQYLCRFVIRQYTRIDHIQLLPLPTKIREYLQECHY; from the coding sequence ATGAAGCGGCTGACGCTGAAAAACTTGAAGCGCTCCCTGCACCACCAAAGTAAACAAggcggtggggaggggggcgagggTATAGAGGAGGCGTACAACAGCGACTCGGAGACGGCGTGCCGCGAGGAGGACTCGGACGAGTCTGCGGAGGTGCCCGGGAGGAGGCTCCGGCGGGCCGGCACGCTCCCCTACCCCTCCCGGCGGCGGCGTGAGCGCGAGGGCTTCATGAGCACTATCCGGCACCGTCTAAAAATCGGCAAAGGTTCGCAGGATCAGGAGAACTGTACAGAGGAGGTAAAAGATGAAGAGAAGGAGGATGGAGAAGTAGTAGAGGAGGAGACTGTCACGACTCGCCGGCCTACGCGCTCCAAGTCCATGAGAGTCCGTAAGAAGGAGTCTGCGACGACGGTCGCGCTGCGGCCCGCCAACTCGGAGGAAAACCTGAGCCAGAGGAAAGACTCGCAGTACTGGACCCGCAAACTCCACGAGAAGAACAGAAAGGACCTTCCTCCGGCCCCTCACGATGGAGAGGGGGATGAGAACGGAGAGATCACCATGGACATCTGTCACAAGAAGGTGGAGAGAAAGGACTCGTCCGATTCCAGATCCTCGAAAAGTAGTAAAAGTAAGAATTCTCCCTTTTCCGTGTCGTCTATAAACTGTACGCAGGAGAAGCCTATTTCGAGCGAAAAGTCGCGGCTCAAGGCCCTGCGGTCATTCTTGACTCTGCCGAGACGCGGCTCGAAGAAGAAAGGGTCGAAGGAAAAGGAGGAGCCGGATAGTCCGGATACGATTTCATCCAATGGGGTGTCCCCGCGCGCCCTGCCCCCTTGTCCGTCGCTGACGGAGTCTCATGACATTTTCAACAGTGCCAGTTCCACGGTCCCCAGACCGCGTAACGGGAACAACGGATCGTCTTACGAGCCATACGACGACGAGGACAATGAGCGCAAGATTGCGTCGTACGAGCAGGTCGGCGGGCGCGCCCACGTCAACCACAGCCTCACGGAGGAGCTTCGGAAGCTGGTCAGACACGGTTGGTACTGGGGTCCGATATCGCGGGCAGAAGCGGAAGAGAAGCTGGCGCATCTCTCGAACGGTTCGTTCCTGGTGCGGGACAGCTCGGACGACAGGTACCTACTCAGCCTCAGTTTCAGGTCGTACGACCGGACATTCCACACGCGCATCGAGCACTGTAACGGGATCTTCAGCTTCTACTCGCAAGTCGAGTCCGAGGGGCACAAATCCATCGTAGACTTGATAGAGCACTCCATGCGCGAATCTCAGTCCGCCGTGTTCTGCTACTCCCGCTCCCGGACGCCCGGCGCCCCGTCATTCCCTGTAAGACTGACCAATCCGGTGTCGCGTTTCACGCAGGTGCGGACCCTACAATACCTGTGCCGCTTTGTGATTCGCCAGTACACCCGCATTGACCACATCCAGTTGTTGCCCCTCCCGACCAAGATTCGGGAGTATCTGCAAGAGTGCCATTACTAA
- the LOC118417829 gene encoding uncharacterized protein LOC118417829, producing the protein MNLLDGMRNADGPRLQAFRDSVAADGEFEEIAISMEVRRGGRDPVEALATIKEDFLVRLVENLQARFPRTDLLDAMKVFEPASYPADNQALAYWGRAELETLLDHYADQKRRDGNVFEGYVDRHVCVGQFGAFKLQVGVRFRGEHRVDDAGVRYFHKYRPTELLEKMFGGDNVENQEIYGEVYKLMTACLIVLISNAEAERVFSCQNRIKTKSRTLLSIDQLDRLIRISYAKVPMADFDFAAARELYLQAPRRL; encoded by the exons ATGAACCTCTTGGACGGCATGAGGAATGCAGACGGGCCCAGGCTACAGGCATTCCGAGACAGTGTGGCAGCCGATGGGGAGTTTGAAGAGATTGCCATCAGCATGGAAGTGCGTCGTGGGGGTCGTGACCCTGTGGAGGCTTTGGCCACCATCAAGGAGGACTTCCTGGTTAGGCTTGTGGAAAACCTGCAAGCCAGGTTCCCCCGTACTGACCTCCTGGATGCCATGAAG GTCTTTGAACCAGCATCCTACCCAGCGGACAACCAGGCCTTGGCGTACTGGGGGAGGGCAGAGCTGGAAACCCTTCTGGATCACTACGCTGACCAGAAGCGGAGGGACGGCAACGTGTTTGAGGGCTACGTGGACAGGCACGTCTGTGTGGGGCAGTTTGGCGCCTTCAAACTACAAGTAGGAGTGCGGTTCAGAGGTGAACACCGAGTCGATGACGCCGGTGTGAGGTACTTCCACAAGTACCGGCCCACAGAGCTGTTGGAGAAGATGTTTGGTGGGGACAATGTGGAAAACCAGGAGATCTATGGTG AGGTGTACAAGCTGATGACAGCCTGCCTGATTGTTCTCATCAGCAATGCTGAGGCTGAGAGGGTCTTCTCGTGCCAGAATAGAATCAAGACCAAGTCCCGCACACTGCTCTCCATCGATCAGCTCGACCGATTGATCAGGATAAGTTATGCCAAAGTGCCTATGGCTGACTTTGACTTTGCAGCTGCCAGGGAGCTGTACCTCCAGGCACCCAGGCGCCTGTAG